The Euphorbia lathyris chromosome 2, ddEupLath1.1, whole genome shotgun sequence genome includes a window with the following:
- the LOC136219645 gene encoding armadillo repeat-containing protein LFR gives MQKRDQSKAAASAGGTPAPAAKRGRPFGSTSSNIAAAAAAADSIAPSNLLGPSLQVHTSFIDQNSKRIVLALQSGLKSELTWALNTLTMLSFKEKEDMRKDSLTKIPGLLDALLQVIDDWRDIALPKDSKKLRSRTLGANSVVTGFGNGYETLGSNNTPTHSGLGSGSSVTDIPGHRSAAKGRKKQWWFDEDGLFNLDEEGRAEKQHCAVAASNIIRNFSFMPENEVVMAQHRHCLETVFQCIEDHCTEDEELVTNALETIVNLAPLLDLRIFSSSKPSYIKMTEKRAVEAIMGMLGSAIKAWHCAAAELLGRMIINPDNEPFLLPFVPQIHKRLVDLLSIQALDAQAAAVGALYNLAEVNMDCRLKLASERWAVDRLLKVIRTPHPVPEVCRKAAMIIESLVAEPQNKVLLLSYENTFAEILFSESRYSDTFARILYELTSRPNNKYTAARGVWGM, from the exons ATGCAGAAGCGAGACCAGAGCAAGGCCGCTGCCTCAGCCGGTGGCACCCCCGCTCCTGCGGCCAAGAGGGGTCGCCCATTCGGTAGTACAAGCAGTAACATCGCagccgccgccgccgccgctGATTCCATTGCTCCGTCTAACCTCCTTGGCCCCTCGCTGCAAGTTCATACCTCATTTATCG ATCAAAACAGTAAACGAATAGTTTTGGCTCTTCAAAGTGGGTTAAAGAGCGAGCTGACATGGGCGCTCAATACTCTCACAATGCTCTCTTTCAAAGAGAAGGAAGACATGAGAAAAGATTCCTTGACTAAAATCCCTGGCTTGCTCGATGCTCTTCTCCAAGTT ATTGATGATTGGCGAGATATCGCGCTTCCTAAAGATAGTAAGAAGCTGAGAAGTAGAACATTAGGTGCCAATTCTGTAGTTACTGGATTTGGTAACGGGTATGAGACATTAGGCTCAAACAACACCCCAACACATTCTGG ATTAGGATCGGGTTCTTCTGTAACTGATATTCCAGGTCATAGGAGCGCAGCAAAAGGTCGTAAAAAACAGTGGTGGTTTGATGAGGATGGCCTTTTCAATTTAGATGAGGAGGGGCGGGCAGAAAAGCAGCATTGTGCTGTTGCTGCTTCAAACATCATACGCAATTTCTCTTTCATGCCAGAAAATGAAGTTGTTATGGCACAACATCGGCATTGCTTGGAAACTGTATTCCAGTGTATAGAAGATCACTGTACCG AGGATGAGGAGCTTGTTACGAATGCCCTTGAGACAATAGTGAACTTGGCTCCATTGCTTGATCTTCGAATTTTCAGCTCCTCGAAGCCATCTTACATCAAAATGAC AGAAAAACGTGCAGTTGAAGCTATCATGGGGATGCTGGGTTCTGCAATTAAAGCTTGGCATTGTGCTGCTGCAGAATTACTAGGGCGCATGATAATTAATCCTGACAATGAACCGTTCCTCCTTCCCTTTGTTCCACAG ATACATAAGCGTTTGGTAGATCTTCTGAGCATACAGGCTTTAGATGCACAAGCAGCAGCTGTAGGTGCACTTTATAACCTTGCAGAAGTTAATATGGATTGCAGATTGAAGCTTGCTAGTGAACGATG GGCTGTGGATCGGCTACTGAAAGTGATCAGGACACCACATCCAGTACCAGAAGTTTGTAGAAAAGCAGCTATGATTATAGAAAGCCTGGTGGCTGAGCCACAAAACAAGGTATTGCTTCTATCTTATGAGAATACATTTGCAGAGATTCTCTTCTCGGAGAGCAGATATTCTGATACATTTGCAAGGATCTTATACGAGTTGACATCTAGACCAAACAATAAATATACAGCAGCTCGTGGTGTTTGGGGCATGTGA